The following coding sequences are from one Sphingobium sp. V4 window:
- a CDS encoding heparinase II/III family protein — MRRTLALLAILLPPALASVQAVAADEPRLAFNPANISRVKTLMANDTEAVRRWAVQKAIADEALSTTPRGDRKIDAALEALALAFRVTDDRRYADKARALLLDRADRKDWLTDMPLARRDPPWKSDLGMGYAATSSGIAYDAIRATLSPADRKRISQGIIRGAIEPIINDWIDGRARIHALDTMGHNWWAHIVFGAGVAALALRDDDPRALEWARRIDQASVEWYGFAGSRIESKPQTYGSDGAYSETVGYAELGLHSLLIFRRSWVETFGTQPSPIPHLNKVADYFLAAAYPRSDGWVSVNFGDSRPPSCGCHTLADLWALGDRKPDYLTYINGFAHVPEKDAWRDATNLPYLPDAAARQSAQTAVARPLTTLFTSQGLLTMRKDWNADSTFFALKSGFTWNHNHADASSFVLYHKGRSLIADSGHSSYSTPEYDGYYRQSVAHNVVTIDGKAEPPSDLYDGSHFTGAIDHLIDTPDMRFAWADATGPTSRYFQRNFRNIFWIGDTILILDDLRSWDIGQYEWLLHYQGGSQEGRQDRATARRRRRCGRDASLPERTARRRIADRLPLCDETGRA; from the coding sequence ATGAGACGCACCCTCGCCCTGCTTGCCATCCTGCTGCCGCCCGCGTTGGCCAGCGTTCAGGCCGTCGCCGCCGACGAACCGAGGCTGGCGTTCAACCCCGCCAATATCAGCCGGGTGAAGACGCTGATGGCGAACGATACAGAGGCCGTCCGCCGCTGGGCGGTGCAGAAGGCCATTGCCGACGAGGCGCTCTCCACGACGCCGCGCGGGGATCGCAAGATCGATGCCGCGCTGGAGGCGCTGGCACTCGCTTTCCGCGTGACCGATGATCGCCGCTATGCCGACAAGGCACGCGCCCTGCTGCTGGACCGCGCGGACCGCAAGGACTGGCTGACCGACATGCCCCTGGCGCGCCGCGATCCGCCATGGAAATCGGACCTTGGCATGGGCTATGCAGCGACCAGCAGCGGCATCGCCTATGACGCCATCCGCGCGACGCTGTCCCCGGCAGATCGCAAGCGCATAAGCCAGGGCATCATCCGCGGCGCGATCGAGCCCATCATCAACGACTGGATCGATGGTCGGGCGCGCATCCATGCGCTCGACACGATGGGTCATAACTGGTGGGCGCATATCGTTTTCGGTGCCGGCGTCGCAGCCCTGGCCCTGCGCGATGACGATCCGCGTGCGTTGGAGTGGGCCCGGCGCATCGACCAGGCCAGCGTCGAATGGTATGGCTTCGCCGGCTCCCGGATCGAGAGCAAGCCGCAGACTTACGGGTCTGACGGCGCCTATTCGGAGACGGTCGGCTATGCCGAACTGGGGCTGCACAGTCTGCTGATCTTTCGCCGGTCTTGGGTAGAGACATTCGGCACGCAGCCTTCGCCCATTCCCCACCTGAACAAGGTCGCCGACTATTTCCTTGCCGCCGCCTATCCTCGGAGCGACGGCTGGGTATCGGTGAATTTCGGCGACAGCAGGCCGCCCAGTTGCGGCTGTCACACGCTGGCGGATCTCTGGGCGCTGGGCGACCGGAAACCGGACTATCTGACCTACATCAACGGCTTCGCGCATGTGCCGGAGAAGGACGCCTGGCGGGACGCGACCAACCTGCCCTACCTGCCTGACGCCGCAGCCCGGCAGTCGGCGCAAACCGCCGTCGCGCGGCCACTCACCACGCTCTTCACTAGCCAGGGCTTGCTGACCATGCGCAAGGACTGGAACGCGGATTCTACCTTTTTCGCCCTCAAGTCCGGTTTCACCTGGAATCACAATCATGCCGACGCCAGCAGCTTCGTCCTGTACCACAAGGGCCGCAGCCTGATCGCCGATTCCGGCCATTCGAGCTATTCAACGCCCGAATATGACGGATATTATCGGCAGAGCGTGGCGCATAATGTCGTCACGATCGACGGAAAGGCGGAACCGCCGTCCGACCTGTATGACGGGTCGCATTTCACCGGCGCGATCGACCATCTGATCGACACGCCCGACATGCGTTTTGCCTGGGCCGACGCGACGGGGCCAACGTCTCGCTATTTTCAGCGTAATTTCCGTAATATCTTCTGGATCGGCGACACGATCCTGATCCTGGATGACCTGCGCAGCTGGGATATCGGGCAATATGAATGGCTGCTCCATTATCAGGGGGGAAGCCAGGAAGGTCGGCAAGATCGTGCAACTGCGCGACGGCGACGCAGGTGTGGACGTGATGCCTCTCTTCCCGAGCGAACTGCCCGACGGCGGATTGCCGACCGATTACCCCTATGCGATGAAACTGGTCGAGCATGA
- a CDS encoding glycoside hydrolase family 97 protein has product MAWKPARRSVLAAIGAAAVNGAGVALPARTPSQRPALTVTSPNGKLVAYLDLPSGKADYPTWSATFDGKPLLERSTLALTLGNGRLLGPGGRYIDHVIEAIDASWTPPYGIASTYDGKANQIEARFEDRRTRIRFAIRLMAHDDGVAIRFVLMAAPGNSVQLGGEAIELRLPAGSEIWSSRDEGEYARSAPGRINPVPHPDLTRSTDKGAFADTPLLVTTPAGLALSVSESDRLHYPRLMFQPGKDEQSVATRLMHFPGRATGYSGPGETHAAPIFSVPVPFTTPWRLIIVSERPAGLIEKAGLIATLATPNRLGDTGWIRPGRAFRIRKPYSLAGAMEGIAFAEKRKLDYIEFDAHWYGDGTDASDATRPIDGLDMPAIVAAAAKRNIGTILYVDRVPAMRQLPDIVATFRRWGVAGIKFGFIWEGRQEDVDFIYDLVKTCGENRLLVNLHDNLRPAGLERTLPNYVALEGVRGNEQFPTARHNVTLPFTRALSGPIDYTICYDHYKNLTTNAHQLAMAAVYYNPLTFLYWYDVPSKYAVGAWPALQWFDECPTTWDETRAIDGRPGEFVAVARRHGKRWFLGAMTNEDARSITVPLAFLGQGRWQATIFADGAAGQQPRATPVMISRRTVTAGDRLQIAMQPSGGQAVLFEPTA; this is encoded by the coding sequence ATGGCGTGGAAACCAGCGCGGCGATCGGTTCTGGCGGCGATCGGTGCAGCCGCCGTCAATGGCGCAGGCGTTGCCTTGCCGGCCCGCACGCCATCGCAGCGCCCTGCCCTGACCGTCACGTCCCCCAACGGCAAGCTGGTGGCGTATCTCGATCTCCCGAGCGGAAAAGCCGATTATCCGACATGGTCGGCGACCTTTGACGGAAAGCCGCTGCTGGAACGTTCGACCCTGGCGCTGACACTGGGCAATGGCCGCCTGCTGGGCCCTGGCGGGCGCTATATCGACCATGTCATTGAGGCGATCGACGCAAGCTGGACGCCGCCATACGGGATCGCGTCGACTTATGACGGCAAGGCCAACCAGATCGAAGCCCGGTTCGAGGATCGCCGCACGCGCATCCGCTTCGCGATCCGGCTGATGGCCCATGACGATGGCGTCGCCATCCGCTTCGTGCTGATGGCGGCACCGGGCAACAGCGTGCAACTGGGCGGCGAAGCGATCGAGCTTCGCCTGCCAGCCGGCAGCGAAATCTGGAGCAGCCGCGACGAAGGCGAATATGCCCGCTCCGCGCCGGGCCGGATCAATCCCGTTCCGCATCCCGATTTGACCCGGAGCACCGACAAGGGCGCGTTCGCCGACACCCCGCTGCTCGTCACCACGCCAGCAGGCCTCGCACTGTCGGTCAGTGAGTCGGATCGGCTGCACTATCCGCGCCTCATGTTCCAGCCGGGGAAGGACGAGCAGAGCGTCGCCACGCGACTGATGCACTTCCCTGGTCGCGCGACGGGCTATTCCGGTCCGGGCGAGACCCATGCGGCGCCGATATTTTCGGTCCCGGTGCCGTTCACGACCCCGTGGCGGCTCATCATCGTCAGCGAGCGCCCTGCCGGACTGATCGAAAAGGCCGGGCTTATCGCTACCCTCGCGACGCCAAACCGGCTGGGTGACACTGGCTGGATCAGGCCGGGCCGCGCCTTTCGCATTCGCAAGCCCTATTCGCTCGCAGGCGCCATGGAAGGCATTGCGTTCGCTGAAAAGCGAAAGCTGGATTACATCGAATTCGATGCCCACTGGTATGGCGACGGCACCGACGCCAGCGACGCTACCCGCCCGATCGACGGTCTGGACATGCCCGCCATCGTCGCGGCTGCGGCGAAAAGGAACATCGGCACGATCCTGTATGTCGACCGGGTGCCCGCCATGCGCCAATTGCCCGACATCGTCGCGACCTTCCGGCGGTGGGGCGTCGCCGGCATCAAGTTCGGCTTCATCTGGGAAGGGCGGCAGGAAGATGTCGATTTCATCTACGACCTGGTAAAGACATGCGGTGAGAACCGCCTCTTGGTGAACCTGCACGACAATCTGCGCCCTGCCGGCCTGGAGCGGACATTGCCAAATTATGTCGCGCTCGAAGGCGTGCGGGGCAATGAGCAGTTTCCGACCGCACGTCATAATGTGACACTCCCGTTCACGCGCGCCCTGTCGGGGCCGATCGACTACACGATCTGTTACGACCATTACAAGAATCTGACGACCAACGCGCATCAACTGGCGATGGCCGCCGTCTATTATAATCCGCTGACCTTTCTTTACTGGTACGACGTTCCGTCCAAATATGCCGTGGGGGCGTGGCCCGCGCTGCAATGGTTCGACGAATGCCCCACGACCTGGGACGAGACCCGCGCCATCGATGGACGACCGGGTGAATTTGTCGCGGTCGCAAGACGCCATGGCAAGCGATGGTTCCTGGGGGCGATGACGAATGAGGACGCACGCAGCATTACGGTTCCGCTCGCCTTCCTTGGCCAGGGCCGTTGGCAAGCGACGATCTTTGCAGACGGCGCCGCAGGACAACAGCCGCGCGCCACTCCGGTCATGATCTCCAGACGAACCGTCACAGCCGGAGACCGCTTGCAGATCGCCATGCAGCCGTCCGGCGGGCAGGCCGTGCTGTTCGAACCCACCGCTTGA
- a CDS encoding TonB-dependent receptor, translating into MRKIRKATVALMATAMAMPAMAQDASTQVDADPSIADIVVTGLKASLQNSAQIKKNTMEIVDSITADDIGKLPDPNVAETLTRVPGVQAYRFGGEAASPVGNGSGLTIRGLTGQTGSRVDGRAYFTAGSREFNVEGASPGMVAGLDVYKNPSADHIEGAIGGLVNIRTRKPFDFKDMAASAAVGGRYNDLGKKLTPEYFGMLSKRWDLGDGGELGVLVAGSYSQSFNRGDNTPSVGGTQFRRAIRADSAEYAANIGTGLNLNPALAGRSDVTYLADVNPTTIAAADRQNLLSAVGVQNNIAQEDYRRTRKGFNAAIQWAPNPDLQFTVEGNFNDYLYHQSYRFLNGVDSRYAQGLTTQAFSIDEMLANRNANGGSNDLLSGQRITGGTFLNSTFTSIGGDEHRRFKTYVIAGNVKWQATDQLEAKFDFSYVKADQYQDNRSVTLASAPGLSWNTTRTLGTPQRVSIAGPDLGAATSWVFNNYANGTNQVWDDSGIAAALDLKYSVDSDFLKSVRAGGRYATQKDRYNNYSFAGKNLTTNGLALAADRSNAIPVSSMADLVETSPTNFMNGEAGYRGGFLVFSPGALLGDNVKNRFPLAGIQAEDSLTENLINRRYFSEKTYAGYALADFGFLDDRIKGNAGVRVVRTDTFVQARIIQPGTTTIIPNASSSSYTDVLPSFNLTGYVTPDTLVRFGYSKGITRPELASLNPTLVLDVNSGNGSLGNPALRPQKADSFDLSFEHYFSPINYVSAGLFYKKIDGFFAGISSCQTVAGAPTPISNINCSGNQYFLTRTENAEKGTAKGIELAGQTFFDYDFVPDFLHRFGVVGSFTYVETKNPLTLNGQRVTTMQPLTSKYSYSVAGLYENNAISARVVYTWRSKAVLFGVAANPIDGRYIRSFGLLDASLNFKLPHNFSVSLTASNLTNQAADRFVGEPGLATGIERQHFINGRNFGATLRYSFGS; encoded by the coding sequence ATGCGTAAGATCAGAAAGGCGACTGTCGCGCTAATGGCGACCGCCATGGCCATGCCTGCCATGGCACAGGATGCAAGCACACAAGTCGATGCTGACCCATCGATCGCCGACATCGTCGTCACGGGCCTAAAGGCAAGCCTTCAAAACAGCGCACAGATCAAGAAAAACACGATGGAGATCGTGGATTCGATCACCGCCGACGATATCGGCAAGCTGCCCGACCCTAATGTCGCGGAAACGCTGACCCGGGTTCCGGGCGTCCAGGCTTATCGGTTCGGTGGCGAAGCGGCGTCACCTGTCGGCAATGGCTCCGGCCTCACCATCCGCGGGCTTACCGGCCAAACCGGCTCCCGCGTGGATGGACGCGCCTATTTCACGGCCGGCAGCCGCGAATTCAACGTCGAGGGTGCAAGCCCAGGCATGGTCGCGGGTCTGGACGTCTACAAGAACCCATCGGCCGACCATATCGAAGGGGCCATCGGCGGCCTGGTCAACATCCGCACCCGAAAACCATTCGACTTCAAGGATATGGCCGCATCGGCTGCCGTCGGCGGACGCTATAATGATCTGGGCAAGAAGCTGACGCCCGAATATTTCGGGATGCTTTCCAAGCGCTGGGATCTGGGCGACGGCGGCGAACTGGGCGTGCTGGTGGCGGGCAGCTATTCGCAAAGCTTCAATCGCGGCGACAATACGCCGTCTGTTGGCGGTACGCAGTTCCGCCGCGCCATCCGCGCCGACAGCGCCGAATATGCCGCCAATATCGGCACCGGCCTCAACCTCAATCCCGCCCTGGCCGGCCGGTCGGACGTCACCTATCTGGCCGACGTGAACCCGACAACGATTGCCGCGGCAGACCGGCAGAACCTGCTGTCGGCGGTCGGCGTGCAGAACAACATCGCTCAGGAAGATTACCGGCGCACGCGCAAAGGCTTCAACGCCGCGATCCAATGGGCCCCTAACCCCGATCTGCAATTTACTGTCGAAGGCAATTTCAACGACTATCTCTATCATCAGAGCTATCGATTTCTGAACGGCGTCGACAGCCGTTATGCTCAGGGCCTGACCACGCAAGCCTTTTCGATCGACGAGATGCTGGCCAATCGCAATGCGAATGGCGGCAGCAACGATCTCCTGTCCGGCCAGCGCATCACCGGCGGGACATTCCTGAATTCGACCTTCACCTCGATCGGGGGCGACGAGCATCGCCGGTTCAAAACCTATGTCATTGCCGGCAACGTCAAATGGCAGGCGACCGATCAACTGGAAGCCAAGTTCGATTTCTCCTATGTCAAGGCCGACCAATATCAGGATAACCGGTCGGTCACGCTCGCTTCCGCGCCCGGCCTGAGCTGGAACACGACCCGCACGCTCGGAACACCGCAGCGCGTCTCGATTGCCGGTCCCGATCTTGGCGCGGCGACAAGCTGGGTGTTCAACAATTACGCCAATGGCACCAACCAAGTGTGGGACGACAGCGGGATCGCGGCCGCACTGGACCTGAAATATTCGGTCGACAGCGACTTCTTGAAGTCCGTCAGGGCCGGCGGCCGCTACGCCACGCAGAAGGATCGCTACAATAATTACAGCTTCGCCGGCAAGAATCTGACCACCAATGGACTTGCCCTGGCGGCGGATCGTTCCAATGCGATCCCGGTTTCGTCCATGGCGGACTTGGTGGAGACGTCGCCGACCAATTTCATGAACGGCGAAGCGGGCTATCGCGGCGGGTTCCTGGTCTTTTCGCCGGGTGCCCTGCTGGGCGACAATGTGAAGAACCGCTTCCCGCTCGCGGGCATCCAGGCGGAAGATTCGCTGACGGAAAATCTTATCAACCGCCGCTATTTCAGCGAGAAGACCTATGCGGGATATGCGCTTGCCGACTTCGGCTTCCTGGATGACCGGATCAAGGGCAATGCCGGTGTCCGCGTCGTCAGGACCGACACCTTCGTCCAGGCGCGGATCATCCAGCCCGGCACGACGACCATCATCCCCAATGCCAGCTCGTCCTCCTATACCGACGTCCTGCCCAGCTTCAACCTGACCGGTTATGTCACGCCCGATACGCTGGTGCGGTTCGGTTACAGCAAGGGCATTACGCGGCCCGAGCTTGCATCGCTCAACCCGACGCTGGTGCTGGACGTCAACAGCGGCAACGGATCGCTCGGCAACCCGGCCCTTCGCCCGCAAAAGGCGGACAGTTTCGACCTGTCGTTCGAGCATTATTTCTCGCCGATCAACTATGTTTCGGCTGGCCTGTTCTACAAGAAAATCGACGGCTTTTTTGCCGGCATATCTTCGTGCCAGACCGTTGCGGGCGCCCCCACGCCCATTTCGAATATCAACTGTTCGGGCAACCAGTATTTCCTGACGCGAACCGAAAATGCCGAAAAGGGCACCGCCAAAGGCATCGAACTCGCCGGCCAGACCTTCTTCGATTATGATTTCGTGCCGGACTTCCTGCACCGCTTCGGGGTCGTCGGTTCCTTCACCTATGTAGAAACCAAGAACCCGCTGACGCTGAACGGGCAGCGCGTCACCACTATGCAGCCGCTGACGTCGAAATATTCCTATTCGGTCGCGGGACTGTATGAGAATAATGCGATCTCCGCGCGTGTCGTCTACACATGGCGATCAAAGGCGGTGCTGTTCGGCGTAGCGGCCAACCCGATCGATGGCCGTTACATCCGATCCTTCGGGTTGCTGGACGCATCCCTCAACTTCAAGCTGCCGCATAATTTTTCCGTGTCGCTCACGGCATCGAACCTTACCAACCAGGCGGCGGATCGCTTCGTCGGCGAACCGGGCCTGGCGACGGGCATCGAACGCCAGCACTTCATCAATGGCCGCAATTTCGGCGCAACGTTGCGTTACAGCTTCGGCAGCTGA
- a CDS encoding glycoside hydrolase family 2 TIM barrel-domain containing protein, whose translation MDIEAKLRSEAGDVRGLRMEARLLDAEGAVSARHEQSLSFTARESRATATLKLPSAHLWQGTDDPYLYRLSIRILDSSGRIVDSVEQAFGIRQMQFDAKRGFVLNGKPYRLRGVGYHQDREDKGWAIATADVEQDVATMREMGVNSIRLTHYQHGQAIHDLADRYGLVLWDEIPLVSAWTLGDAKDATPGLIANARQQLSELIRQNEHHASVASWGIANEVDFGNSLPAFLTSFTGAPPDPLPLLKALNRKAKALDPSRPTALATCCEGRLFAPGVEVPITAPEADLGGANRYFGWYYGKPHEVGSSLDALHAQRPAQALSVTEYGAGGTTTIHTDNVLGGPVDSRGRAQPEEYQSYVHEQNWAQLAARPYLWATWLWVGFDFASTVRSEGDAQDINTKGLVSFDHKLRKDAYYFYKANWSEEATVHITGRHYTDRAYAVTDVRVYSNTPSTQLFLNGKSLGTLASCKQHVCVWQNVRLVAGTNVLTAHGSIQGTTIKDRVEWRLSPAMARTVRIDSGALVAAKSAIGLYGSDNFFEGGEAGSIVEPADFGKPATPISIAGTSDSAVVATYREGDFHYRIPLENGRYRVKLTFVEPSVAGNARRFSVLANNRVAIDDFDLGNASRAAKTAVVRSFSVAVAGGLLDLHFKPITGQAIVSAIDVVR comes from the coding sequence ATCGACATCGAAGCGAAGCTGCGAAGCGAAGCTGGCGATGTGCGCGGCCTGCGGATGGAGGCGCGCCTGCTGGATGCCGAAGGAGCGGTATCGGCGCGCCATGAACAATCCCTCTCCTTCACCGCGCGGGAAAGCAGGGCGACAGCAACGCTGAAGTTGCCGTCCGCGCATCTGTGGCAAGGCACGGACGATCCCTATCTGTACCGCCTCTCTATCCGAATTCTGGATTCCAGCGGACGAATTGTCGACAGCGTCGAACAAGCTTTCGGCATAAGGCAGATGCAGTTCGACGCGAAGCGTGGCTTCGTCTTGAACGGAAAGCCCTATCGCCTGCGCGGTGTCGGTTATCATCAGGATCGCGAGGACAAGGGCTGGGCGATCGCGACTGCCGATGTCGAACAGGATGTTGCGACGATGCGCGAAATGGGCGTCAACAGTATCCGCCTCACGCATTACCAGCACGGCCAGGCCATCCATGACCTTGCCGACCGCTATGGTCTGGTCCTGTGGGACGAAATTCCTCTGGTATCGGCATGGACCCTGGGGGATGCCAAGGACGCGACCCCCGGCCTGATCGCAAACGCCCGCCAGCAATTGAGCGAACTGATCCGACAGAATGAACACCATGCATCGGTCGCGTCATGGGGCATCGCAAATGAGGTGGACTTCGGCAACTCGCTGCCCGCTTTCCTGACCAGCTTCACGGGCGCGCCGCCCGATCCCTTGCCGCTGCTCAAGGCGTTGAACAGAAAAGCCAAGGCCTTGGACCCCAGCCGTCCCACTGCGCTTGCGACCTGCTGCGAAGGACGCCTGTTCGCGCCCGGCGTCGAGGTGCCGATCACCGCGCCCGAGGCTGACCTGGGCGGCGCGAACCGCTATTTCGGATGGTATTATGGCAAGCCGCATGAGGTTGGGTCGAGCCTCGACGCGCTGCACGCACAACGCCCCGCCCAAGCTCTCTCCGTCACCGAATATGGTGCGGGGGGTACCACGACGATCCATACGGACAATGTGCTGGGCGGACCGGTCGATTCCCGAGGGCGCGCGCAGCCCGAGGAATATCAAAGCTACGTCCACGAACAGAATTGGGCGCAACTTGCAGCCCGGCCCTACCTTTGGGCAACATGGCTATGGGTCGGCTTTGATTTTGCGAGTACGGTGCGTAGTGAAGGCGACGCACAGGACATCAATACCAAAGGCCTCGTCAGCTTCGATCATAAGCTGCGCAAGGACGCCTATTATTTCTACAAGGCCAACTGGTCCGAGGAGGCAACCGTCCATATCACCGGTCGCCATTACACCGACCGCGCCTACGCCGTGACGGACGTGCGGGTTTACAGCAATACGCCGTCGACTCAACTGTTCCTGAACGGAAAAAGCCTCGGCACCCTTGCCAGCTGCAAACAGCATGTCTGCGTCTGGCAAAATGTGCGGCTTGTTGCTGGAACCAATGTCCTGACTGCGCACGGCAGCATCCAGGGGACCACCATCAAAGATCGAGTGGAATGGCGCCTATCGCCAGCCATGGCGCGAACCGTTCGCATAGACAGCGGCGCCCTGGTTGCCGCGAAAAGCGCGATCGGCCTTTACGGCTCCGATAATTTCTTCGAAGGCGGCGAGGCTGGCTCGATCGTCGAGCCGGCCGACTTTGGCAAACCCGCCACGCCGATATCGATCGCAGGCACGTCCGATAGTGCGGTCGTAGCAACCTATCGTGAAGGTGACTTCCACTATCGCATCCCGCTCGAAAATGGGCGCTACCGCGTGAAATTGACCTTCGTCGAACCTTCGGTCGCCGGCAATGCGCGGCGTTTCTCGGTGTTGGCCAATAACAGGGTCGCTATCGACGATTTCGATCTGGGCAATGCGTCGCGAGCCGCCAAGACAGCCGTGGTACGAAGCTTCTCCGTCGCAGTCGCCGGGGGCCTGCTTGATCTCCACTTCAAGCCGATAACAGGCCAGGCGATTGTTTCTGCGATTGACGTTGTCCGCTGA
- a CDS encoding TonB-dependent receptor: protein MRYTVSVSILALAAATPMIVQGQDQVPPARDDSADAPVAGEIIVTAQRRSESLQKVPVSVTALSSETLTSRNLNDLTQVARAAPTLQVGIDNSFAVRGVGTLAFAGTVDSSVALAIDEVNLGRPLLNSPLLNDLERVEVLNGPQGLLFGKNASAGLLNIVTTKPVIGEYSSTTNIEAGMRDKPSEKGSAATLIARETLNIPVSSNSALRVSGLYSYQEPATSYVGTPNPGTRHDFNAKSYSIKAKYLLEATPDLTIYLIGDYNENHGIAGIFDNSFRQMDATSTNLAPLARDGITPGTDNFEFGGDASQFRDVKTGGAQGKFSYQFGSGWEVSNLFAWRFYDQNQSLDADYLTGNGFNTNRTKAGYDQYSNELRLALPSGNRLSGQVGLYYFKSTLDLSRQLGGNSFLPAVVTSGYPFCVGATAIPGAFPPTCSVSNVAQIGSDVSYTLNTESYAGFGQLTYDVTDALKIIAGGRITRDKIDIDLLQNQLNYFSALAGPRGRFAQEYSNTDFSWKLGAQYQFSPTVMAYGFYGRGYKGPGFNDSFPRATADVVVREEHSDTAEFGIKSAFFNRRVTLNISAFHTKFSNFQVQAFNPTTVSFQVQNAAKVTSKGIEASLFASLVDGLSINGNVAVLSSKFDDFPGAQCYPTQTSMGCSATVSTFNAGGLTLPVSPKFTSSLQATYEFPMGGEVKPFIEGNWYHRSSINYLVNQAPGATVGAVDILGASLGAKIGTLRVALFCKNCTNKLVPTAIGVDSGDANARNARGQATPKLSYTQQFGLDSVRTIGLSVGFKF, encoded by the coding sequence ATGCGCTATACTGTCTCGGTCTCCATCCTTGCGCTCGCGGCAGCGACGCCGATGATCGTTCAGGGCCAGGATCAGGTTCCGCCTGCCCGGGACGACAGTGCGGATGCACCGGTCGCGGGCGAAATCATCGTGACCGCACAGCGCCGCAGCGAGAGTCTTCAAAAAGTGCCGGTGAGCGTGACAGCGCTCAGCAGCGAGACGCTGACATCACGAAACCTCAACGATCTGACGCAGGTCGCGCGCGCGGCTCCAACGCTGCAAGTCGGTATCGACAATTCCTTTGCGGTTCGCGGGGTCGGCACCCTTGCCTTTGCAGGTACGGTCGACAGCAGTGTCGCCCTGGCCATCGACGAGGTGAATCTTGGTCGCCCCTTGCTCAACAGCCCGTTGCTCAACGATCTGGAACGGGTCGAAGTGCTTAATGGTCCGCAAGGCCTGTTGTTCGGCAAGAATGCGTCGGCAGGTCTGCTCAACATCGTGACGACCAAACCGGTCATCGGCGAATATTCGAGCACGACCAATATCGAGGCCGGGATGCGCGACAAGCCATCCGAAAAGGGCAGCGCCGCTACGCTGATTGCGCGCGAGACGCTCAACATTCCGGTATCGTCCAACTCGGCGCTGCGCGTTTCGGGCCTTTACTCCTATCAGGAACCCGCCACCAGCTATGTGGGCACGCCAAACCCCGGAACCCGCCACGATTTCAATGCGAAAAGCTACTCGATCAAGGCGAAATATCTGCTTGAGGCGACGCCCGATCTGACGATCTATCTGATCGGCGACTATAACGAAAATCACGGCATTGCCGGCATTTTCGATAATAGCTTCCGCCAGATGGACGCCACCAGCACCAACCTCGCTCCGCTTGCACGCGACGGGATCACCCCGGGGACAGACAATTTCGAATTTGGCGGCGACGCGAGCCAGTTCCGGGACGTCAAGACCGGCGGCGCGCAGGGCAAGTTCAGCTATCAATTCGGATCTGGCTGGGAAGTGAGCAATCTTTTCGCCTGGCGCTTCTACGATCAGAACCAGTCGCTCGATGCAGACTATCTGACCGGAAACGGGTTCAACACCAACCGCACGAAAGCGGGATATGATCAATATTCCAACGAACTGCGCCTCGCCCTGCCGTCCGGCAATCGCCTGAGCGGGCAGGTCGGCCTCTATTATTTCAAGTCGACGCTGGACCTCAGCCGACAGCTTGGCGGCAACAGCTTCCTGCCGGCCGTCGTGACTTCCGGCTATCCCTTCTGCGTGGGCGCGACGGCCATTCCCGGCGCATTCCCGCCCACCTGCTCGGTCAGCAATGTGGCTCAAATCGGCAGCGACGTGTCCTATACACTCAATACCGAAAGCTATGCTGGCTTTGGCCAGCTGACCTACGATGTGACCGATGCGCTGAAAATCATCGCCGGTGGTCGTATCACTCGCGACAAGATCGACATCGACCTGCTGCAGAACCAGCTCAACTATTTCTCTGCGCTGGCAGGGCCGCGCGGACGGTTCGCACAGGAATATTCGAACACCGACTTCAGCTGGAAGCTGGGCGCTCAATATCAGTTCTCGCCTACGGTCATGGCCTATGGCTTCTATGGTCGTGGTTACAAGGGTCCCGGCTTCAACGACAGCTTTCCGAGGGCGACGGCCGATGTGGTGGTACGCGAGGAACATTCCGACACGGCCGAGTTCGGTATCAAGAGCGCCTTCTTCAATCGCCGGGTAACGCTGAACATATCCGCCTTCCATACCAAGTTCAGCAATTTCCAGGTACAGGCCTTCAATCCCACGACCGTGTCGTTCCAGGTCCAGAATGCGGCGAAGGTCACATCGAAGGGGATCGAAGCATCCTTGTTCGCTTCATTGGTCGACGGCCTGTCGATCAACGGCAATGTGGCAGTGCTTTCGTCGAAATTCGACGATTTTCCCGGCGCGCAATGCTATCCAACCCAGACCAGCATGGGTTGCTCGGCTACAGTCTCGACCTTCAACGCAGGCGGTCTGACGCTGCCGGTTTCTCCCAAGTTCACATCCAGCCTTCAGGCTACCTACGAATTTCCGATGGGTGGTGAGGTCAAGCCGTTCATCGAGGGCAACTGGTATCACCGTTCCTCGATAAACTATCTGGTCAATCAAGCCCCCGGTGCGACGGTGGGTGCGGTGGACATATTAGGTGCGAGCCTCGGAGCCAAAATCGGCACCCTGCGCGTCGCACTCTTCTGCAAAAATTGCACCAACAAGCTGGTACCGACTGCGATCGGGGTCGATTCCGGCGACGCCAATGCGCGCAATGCCCGCGGCCAGGCAACACCGAAATTGTCCTACACGCAACAATTCGGCCTGGATTCCGTTCGCACGATCGGCCTCTCTGTCGGGTTCAAATTCTGA